TATCAGCTTCCTTAGCCTCAACATTTCCTTGTTCACTTCCCTGTACTGCCGATTTTGCCGTTTTTCCTGCTGCATCTTCTCCAGCCTTGCCCAGTACCTCACCGAAGGAATCCTTGGCACTGCCTGTGGAATTCCTGCTCACCGTCCTTGTGGGCTGAACTTTAGGCGCGGCACCGGCTTTTGGAGAAATTGCCATTACATTTGCTGTGTTCACTGAATCACCTCCTTCTCATGGTATTTATCGGCGAAAAGTGACTTTTACTTAAATAAAAAATTCTCCTTCTTTGATGAAAAGGAGAATTTTCATAGCAAATAATTATTGTTCCTGTTGTGCCGACGCTTCCTGATTTTCCTGCTGGGCCTTTTCTTCCATCATCTTACGAACATCTTCTTCCGTGTTGACTTCTTTCTTAGTGCCGGCATACATGATACGGGTAATGCGGGCAGTCTTGCCTTCATCAAATTCCGTCATAATCTTAGCCACAACCGCTTCATCCATGCGCTGTAAAATGGCAATGCACATATCATCATCGAGCTGGTCCATGGCCTTGGCAGCATCCTTGGGCTTCATCTGATTGTACAGACGAGCCAGCTTAGAAACGCGTTTCTTTTCCTCGGCTTCGCGCTGCTTCATTTGCTTTTCGATTTCTTCCTTGGCTATGACAATTTTCTTGGATTCTTTTTTATCCTTGTCGTCTTTCTTTGCTTCTTTGTCCTTATCCTTGCCCGGTTTCGCATCCTCCACGGGAAGATTTTCCATGTCATCCTTACTCGGTGCCGGACGCACAAAGTATTCACCAATCACCGGCAGGTCGTAGAGCTTGAGTTTCTCATTGGCCTCCTGGGTATCAATCAGCTGCAGGTAAACGCCCAGGGCAAAGCCTCCCAAAATCAGTACTAATAGCAGGAAGAGCACTAATAGCACTTTCACTATTTTACTGCCTTTTTTCTTTTTTTTCTTCGCTGCCATTGTCCAACCCGCCTTTGTTATCTGTAAATATCAAGTACCTTGCTTACATAATTCTGCGTCTCTTTGTACGGTGGAACACCGCCATAATCCTTCACCGCGCCAGGGCCGGCGTTGTACGCTGCCACTGCCTTCTTGAGGTCACCTCCAAAGGTATCCAGCATCTGCCGCAGGTATTTGGCTCCACCTTCGATATTTTGCTGCTTATTATATGGGTCAACCCCCAGAGATGCCGCTGTATCCGGCATCAGCTGCATAACGCCAATGGCGCCCACGGAGGAAACAGCATCCTGATTGCCATTGGATTCCACTTCGGCCACAGCGGCTACCAGCTTGGGGTCTACCTTATATTTGCGGGCCGCCGCTTCAATCAATGTGCTGAGGTTCTGGTCAGCCAGCGGCATATCGTCCAGAAGTTTACTGGAAACCTTTTTGGCCGCTTCTGTCTGCTGTACCTCCGGAAGCTGCTGGCTTTTATCCTCTGCAGCCGCTTTTGCTGTATCCTGCACCTTTTCGGTATTGGCAAGGCCCAGAGATTTTTGAATCTCCTTTTCCAGTTTTTGGGAGAAGCCTGTTCCGGGCATGTTTCCCGGCATTCCAAACTGCTCCTGCAACTGGGCAATTCTTGCCTGTACATGGCGTACACCGGTTAAATCCATCATGAGCTTACCCCTTCCCTCTTACGCCGCATCGTGAGCTGGAGTCCGATTTCGTCCAGCATCTTTTGTTCTTCCTGCAGGGCCTCTGCCTGATATTCCTGCCAGCGGCGTTCCTTCAGCTGTTCTATACTCTTGAGATAACTCATTACATCCATCAGGATTTTGAGTTTCTTCTGCTTCTCGGCTTTCATCTGCAGAATGATGTTCTGCTGCATTTCAATCTGTTCCCGCTTCCAGGCAAAAAAACTATTGAAGGTCATCAGCCTGCCTACGGTAACCCGAATGCCTTCCTTAGAAAGAGCATCATAATCCTGCTGGCCTTTCTGCATTTCTGCCAGCAAAGTATTGAGCCCCTCCCGGGCTTCCT
The Selenomonas ruminantium AC2024 DNA segment above includes these coding regions:
- a CDS encoding MotE family protein; its protein translation is MAAKKKKKKGSKIVKVLLVLFLLLVLILGGFALGVYLQLIDTQEANEKLKLYDLPVIGEYFVRPAPSKDDMENLPVEDAKPGKDKDKEAKKDDKDKKESKKIVIAKEEIEKQMKQREAEEKKRVSKLARLYNQMKPKDAAKAMDQLDDDMCIAILQRMDEAVVAKIMTEFDEGKTARITRIMYAGTKKEVNTEEDVRKMMEEKAQQENQEASAQQEQ
- a CDS encoding lytic transglycosylase domain-containing protein, which gives rise to MMDLTGVRHVQARIAQLQEQFGMPGNMPGTGFSQKLEKEIQKSLGLANTEKVQDTAKAAAEDKSQQLPEVQQTEAAKKVSSKLLDDMPLADQNLSTLIEAAARKYKVDPKLVAAVAEVESNGNQDAVSSVGAIGVMQLMPDTAASLGVDPYNKQQNIEGGAKYLRQMLDTFGGDLKKAVAAYNAGPGAVKDYGGVPPYKETQNYVSKVLDIYR
- the fliJ gene encoding flagellar export protein FliJ, which gives rise to MKKFKFQLETLLRVTRRKKDDAERDFADASRKVEEAREGLNTLLAEMQKGQQDYDALSKEGIRVTVGRLMTFNSFFAWKREQIEMQQNIILQMKAEKQKKLKILMDVMSYLKSIEQLKERRWQEYQAEALQEEQKMLDEIGLQLTMRRKREGVSS